The following proteins are encoded in a genomic region of Cellulomonas sp. ES6:
- a CDS encoding ABC transporter permease has product MDVLQDAVAWLNDPLNWTGRRGVLALTAEHLRISALAVLLAAVVALPAGVWLGHRRRGGVLTVVLANTSRALPTFALLTIFAASGLFGAGATILAVAVFAVPPILSNTFTGLMEVDADVREAARGMGMSGARSLALVELPLALPLVGAGLRTAATQVLATVPLAALVGGTSLGSVIVEGMALQRYGQVVAGAVLVAGLCLLVEGVLALAQHAATPEPMRASARRRAARGRSGGHGSGGSSGSADPVPTAGPGATGAADPARASATGAAGHVAGRPS; this is encoded by the coding sequence GTGGACGTGCTGCAGGACGCGGTGGCGTGGCTCAACGACCCGCTGAACTGGACGGGGCGCCGGGGCGTGCTGGCGCTGACCGCGGAGCACCTGCGGATCAGCGCGCTCGCCGTGCTGCTGGCCGCCGTCGTCGCGCTGCCCGCGGGCGTCTGGCTCGGCCACCGGCGCCGCGGCGGGGTCCTCACCGTCGTGCTGGCCAACACCTCGCGCGCCCTGCCGACGTTCGCCCTGCTGACGATCTTCGCCGCGAGCGGCCTCTTCGGCGCCGGCGCGACGATCCTCGCCGTCGCGGTGTTCGCCGTCCCGCCCATCCTGTCCAACACCTTCACCGGGCTCATGGAGGTCGACGCGGACGTGCGCGAGGCCGCCCGCGGCATGGGCATGTCGGGCGCCCGCTCCCTCGCCCTCGTCGAGCTGCCGCTCGCGCTGCCGCTCGTCGGGGCCGGGCTGCGCACCGCCGCCACCCAGGTGCTCGCCACCGTCCCGCTGGCCGCGCTCGTGGGCGGCACCAGCCTCGGTTCGGTCATCGTCGAGGGCATGGCGCTGCAGCGGTACGGCCAGGTCGTCGCGGGCGCGGTGCTCGTCGCCGGGCTCTGCCTGCTGGTGGAGGGGGTGCTGGCCCTCGCGCAGCACGCCGCCACGCCCGAGCCGATGCGCGCCTCCGCCCGGCGGCGTGCGGCCCGGGGTCGCTCCGGGGGGCACGGGTCGGGCGGCTCGTCCGGCTCCGCCGACCCGGTCCCGACCGCCGGCCCGGGGGCGACGGGCGCGGCGGACCCCGCCCGCGCGTCCGCCACCGGGGCGGCCGGCCACGTCGCCGGGAGGCCCTCGTGA
- a CDS encoding DUF2142 domain-containing protein, which produces MTVAQQDELPAPVGRRARREAERRPPARPEPLPRAVWAVTATWFAVLLCWSVLLPTFRSADEPSHVGASLAWEQTREWPGFKELYAWAQTDAAEELARRDGYPALLRGDAVPRADRPSFDELAPPGFGPELSNMGQHPPGYYVLLGVVTAALPDSTPYDLEVWVLRLLNVLALTPLPLLAAATARALTRNRAVIVTAALAPLAVPQLGALGAAVNNDNLLVATCATVTLGAVLASRGDLRLRTAVWTGLALAVGLLTKAWALLFVPVVVLAYVIGWRRTRSPGRAAAALVTAGATAALGGWWWIANLLRYGTLQPAGHLRRLAEPLEAAEAWPRYAHDAFVLMVSRFWAALSIKPGDAASVSEASVQPYPLWFTTTLSVLALAAVAVVLVRRRTWDARRVDGWLLVTPFVLNVLILLQSTWTLYLATGAPRGLQGRYLFPTLTGMAVAAALGATALLPRTWVSRLPVVLGCAALAFTGSAMLKVLDFHWAGSGLLGRLAALGAWSPLPPALTVLVLAAVPVCGAGLVVALVRVARPTASAVAAEPAPAPAPDPA; this is translated from the coding sequence GTGACCGTGGCGCAGCAGGACGAGCTCCCTGCGCCCGTCGGCCGTCGCGCGCGACGGGAGGCCGAGCGGCGACCCCCGGCCCGCCCGGAGCCGCTCCCCCGCGCCGTGTGGGCGGTCACCGCGACCTGGTTCGCCGTGCTGCTGTGCTGGTCGGTGCTGCTGCCGACGTTCCGGTCGGCCGACGAACCGAGCCACGTGGGCGCGTCCCTCGCCTGGGAGCAGACGCGGGAGTGGCCGGGGTTCAAGGAGCTCTACGCCTGGGCGCAGACGGACGCCGCCGAGGAGCTGGCCCGGCGCGACGGCTATCCCGCGCTGCTCCGGGGCGACGCGGTGCCGCGCGCGGACCGCCCGTCGTTCGACGAGCTCGCCCCGCCGGGGTTCGGGCCCGAGCTCAGCAACATGGGGCAGCACCCACCGGGCTACTACGTGCTGCTCGGCGTCGTCACCGCCGCGCTGCCCGACTCGACGCCGTACGACCTCGAGGTCTGGGTCCTGCGGCTGCTCAACGTCCTCGCGCTGACCCCGCTGCCCCTGCTCGCCGCCGCCACCGCCCGGGCGCTGACCCGCAACCGGGCCGTGATCGTGACCGCCGCCCTCGCCCCGCTCGCCGTCCCGCAGCTCGGCGCGCTGGGTGCGGCCGTCAACAACGACAACCTGCTCGTGGCGACCTGCGCCACCGTGACGCTCGGAGCGGTGCTCGCCTCCCGGGGCGACCTGCGCCTGCGCACCGCGGTCTGGACGGGGCTGGCCCTCGCCGTGGGCCTGCTCACCAAGGCGTGGGCGCTGCTGTTCGTGCCGGTCGTCGTGCTGGCGTACGTCATCGGGTGGCGGCGCACCCGGTCCCCCGGACGCGCCGCCGCCGCGCTGGTCACGGCCGGGGCGACGGCCGCGCTCGGCGGGTGGTGGTGGATCGCGAACCTCCTGCGGTACGGCACGCTCCAGCCCGCCGGCCACCTCCGGCGCCTCGCGGAACCGCTGGAGGCCGCGGAGGCGTGGCCGCGCTACGCGCACGACGCGTTCGTCCTCATGGTCTCCCGGTTCTGGGCGGCCCTGTCGATCAAGCCCGGCGACGCCGCGAGCGTCTCCGAGGCCTCGGTCCAGCCCTACCCGCTGTGGTTCACGACGACGCTCAGCGTGCTCGCGCTCGCCGCCGTCGCGGTCGTCCTGGTGCGCCGTCGCACGTGGGACGCCCGGCGGGTCGACGGGTGGCTCCTGGTGACGCCGTTCGTGCTGAACGTGCTCATCCTCCTGCAGTCCACCTGGACGCTGTACCTGGCGACCGGTGCCCCGCGCGGGCTCCAGGGCCGGTACCTGTTCCCGACCCTCACCGGGATGGCCGTCGCGGCGGCGCTCGGCGCGACCGCGCTGCTGCCCCGGACGTGGGTCTCCCGCCTGCCGGTGGTGCTCGGCTGCGCCGCGCTCGCGTTCACCGGGTCCGCCATGCTGAAGGTGCTGGACTTCCACTGGGCCGGCAGCGGGCTCCTCGGACGGCTCGCCGCGCTCGGGGCCTGGTCCCCGCTGCCGCCGGCCCTCACGGTGCTCGTGCTCGCGGCGGTCCCGGTCTGCGGCGCCGGGCTCGTCGTCGCGCTGGTCCGGGTGGCGCGCCCGACGGCGTCCGCGGTCGCTGCGGAGCCGGCGCCGGCGCCGGCTCCCGACCCGGCCTGA
- a CDS encoding NAD(P)-binding domain-containing protein, which translates to MTSVTIIGAGNIGSAVARTALKAGAPVQVLARDAAKAAAVDPAVTPGTVGDPVTGDVVVLALPYPALAEVADRYPDGFAGKVVVETTNPVDFATFDSLVVPAGSSATAELAARLPQARVLKAFNTNFAATLAGGTVGQVPTTVLIAGDDADAKAALAGVVEGGGLRAVDAGPLRRAHELEALGFLQLTLAACEQTSWTTGFALER; encoded by the coding sequence ATGACCAGCGTCACGATCATCGGTGCGGGCAACATCGGCAGCGCCGTCGCGCGCACCGCCCTGAAGGCGGGCGCACCGGTCCAGGTGCTCGCCCGGGACGCGGCCAAGGCCGCCGCGGTCGACCCCGCCGTCACCCCCGGCACCGTCGGCGACCCCGTCACCGGCGACGTCGTCGTGCTGGCGCTGCCCTACCCCGCGCTCGCCGAGGTCGCGGACCGGTACCCGGACGGGTTCGCGGGCAAGGTCGTCGTGGAGACCACCAACCCCGTCGACTTCGCCACCTTCGACTCCCTCGTGGTCCCGGCCGGGTCCTCCGCCACCGCCGAGCTCGCCGCGCGCCTCCCGCAGGCCCGCGTGCTCAAGGCCTTCAACACGAACTTCGCCGCGACGCTCGCCGGCGGCACCGTCGGGCAGGTGCCGACCACCGTGCTGATCGCCGGGGACGACGCCGACGCCAAGGCCGCGCTCGCCGGCGTGGTCGAGGGCGGCGGCCTGCGCGCCGTCGACGCCGGTCCGCTGCGCCGCGCGCACGAGCTCGAGGCGCTCGGCTTCCTGCAGCTCACGCTCGCCGCCTGCGAGCAGACCTCGTGGACCACCGGCTTCGCCCTGGAGCGCTGA
- a CDS encoding MarR family transcriptional regulator yields MTDDTRWLSTGELQAWMRLEAVAELLPAALDHQLQRDADLTHFDYLVLAKLSEAPDRTLRMTALASSTNATLPRLSHVAARLEARGYLRRTRSATDRRATLATLTEEGWAKVVATAPTHVAEVRRLVVDRLTAEQIEQLDAIALAVLGALDPDNRLQARTPVADPTDGCGNAAVAS; encoded by the coding sequence ATGACCGACGACACGCGCTGGCTGAGCACCGGCGAGCTGCAGGCGTGGATGCGCCTGGAGGCCGTGGCCGAGCTGCTGCCCGCCGCGCTCGACCACCAGCTCCAGCGGGACGCCGACCTGACGCACTTCGACTACCTGGTGCTCGCCAAGCTGTCCGAGGCGCCCGACCGGACGCTGCGCATGACGGCGCTCGCCTCCAGCACCAACGCCACGCTGCCGCGGCTCTCGCACGTCGCCGCCAGGCTCGAGGCCCGCGGGTACCTCCGCCGCACGCGCAGCGCGACCGACCGCCGTGCCACGCTCGCCACGCTCACCGAGGAGGGCTGGGCGAAGGTCGTCGCGACGGCTCCCACGCACGTCGCCGAGGTGCGCCGGCTCGTGGTCGACCGGCTCACCGCCGAGCAGATCGAGCAGCTCGACGCCATCGCGCTCGCCGTGCTCGGCGCCCTCGACCCGGACAACCGCCTGCAGGCCCGGACCCCGGTGGCCGACCCGACCGACGGGTGCGGGAACGCCGCCGTCGCCTCCTGA
- a CDS encoding dienelactone hydrolase family protein yields MPLRVDPGPVRTAGATAPGAPVLVLLHGYGSHEGDLLGLAPSLPRELALVAPRGPLRGGPGYAWAPLATPGRPDPAAVRDAADALLTWLDGAVDPARPLALLGFSQGGLLATQVLRARPGRITAAVVLSGFALDTEEPGDAELAGLRVPVLFGHGDADTVIPADATARTAAWLARHTAAEHHTYPGLGHGIGRDGLADVAAFLERTVVAGTGARGGKTA; encoded by the coding sequence GTGCCGCTGCGCGTCGACCCGGGCCCGGTCCGGACCGCCGGCGCCACGGCACCCGGTGCGCCCGTGCTCGTGCTGCTGCACGGGTACGGGTCGCACGAGGGCGACCTGCTGGGCCTCGCCCCGTCCCTGCCGCGGGAGCTCGCCCTCGTCGCGCCGCGCGGCCCGCTGCGCGGGGGGCCGGGCTACGCCTGGGCGCCGCTCGCGACACCCGGACGGCCCGACCCCGCAGCCGTGCGCGACGCGGCCGACGCCCTGCTGACCTGGCTGGACGGGGCCGTCGACCCCGCCCGCCCGCTCGCACTGCTCGGGTTCTCCCAGGGCGGGCTGCTCGCGACGCAGGTCCTGCGGGCGCGCCCCGGGCGCATCACGGCCGCCGTGGTGCTGTCCGGGTTCGCGCTCGACACCGAGGAGCCCGGCGACGCCGAGCTCGCGGGGCTGCGCGTCCCGGTGCTGTTCGGCCACGGCGACGCGGACACCGTCATCCCCGCCGACGCCACCGCGCGCACCGCGGCGTGGCTCGCGCGGCACACCGCTGCCGAGCACCACACGTACCCGGGTCTCGGGCACGGCATCGGCCGCGACGGGCTCGCCGACGTCGCCGCGTTCCTGGAGCGCACGGTGGTCGCGGGAACGGGTGCGCGGGGCGGAAAAACAGCGTGA
- the orn gene encoding oligoribonuclease, whose product MSTLSNGNGSADRIVWIDCEMTGLDSVADALVEVAAVVTDSELNVLGEGVDVVIAPPPEALAQMGDFVRTMHTTSGLLDALATGTTLADAQEQVLAYVREWVPEPGKAPLAGNSVGTDKVFLDRDMPELVAHLHYRVVDVSSIKELARRWYPRVYFASPQKHGGHRALADILESVDELRYYREALLVPQPGPDSKAAKAVAARIEATSVAAAHRASTSSS is encoded by the coding sequence GTGAGCACCCTCAGCAACGGCAACGGCAGCGCCGACCGCATCGTGTGGATCGACTGCGAGATGACCGGGCTCGACTCCGTGGCGGACGCGCTCGTCGAGGTCGCCGCGGTCGTCACGGACTCCGAGCTCAACGTCCTCGGCGAGGGCGTCGACGTGGTCATCGCCCCGCCGCCGGAGGCGCTCGCGCAGATGGGCGACTTCGTCCGGACGATGCACACGACCTCCGGCCTGCTGGACGCGCTCGCGACCGGCACCACCCTCGCGGACGCGCAGGAGCAGGTGCTCGCGTACGTGCGCGAGTGGGTGCCGGAGCCGGGCAAGGCCCCGTTGGCCGGCAACTCCGTCGGCACCGACAAGGTGTTCCTCGACCGCGACATGCCGGAGCTCGTGGCGCACCTGCACTACCGGGTCGTCGACGTGTCGTCGATCAAGGAGCTCGCCCGCCGCTGGTACCCGCGCGTGTACTTCGCCTCGCCGCAGAAGCACGGCGGGCACCGGGCGCTGGCCGACATCCTCGAGTCCGTGGACGAGCTGCGCTACTACCGGGAGGCGCTGCTCGTGCCGCAGCCGGGGCCCGACTCGAAGGCCGCCAAGGCCGTCGCCGCCCGCATCGAGGCGACCTCCGTGGCCGCCGCTCACCGCGCCTCGACGTCCTCGTCCTGA
- a CDS encoding PGPGW domain-containing protein: MTDDGLAAEIAAGERTDGRAHRLLARARARLDGSPWLRLTYKVLVTLVGGAVVAVGIALLVLPGPGWLVIFLGLGILGTEFPAVRRLTDRFKALVLRVWHRWRTRRARRAAGDAA, from the coding sequence ATGACGGACGACGGCCTGGCCGCGGAGATCGCCGCCGGGGAGCGCACGGACGGCCGTGCGCACCGCCTGCTCGCCCGGGCGCGCGCCCGGCTGGACGGTTCGCCGTGGCTGCGGCTGACCTACAAGGTGCTGGTCACGCTGGTGGGCGGCGCCGTGGTGGCGGTGGGCATCGCCCTGCTCGTGCTGCCGGGACCGGGCTGGCTCGTGATCTTCCTCGGCCTGGGGATCCTGGGGACGGAGTTCCCGGCCGTGCGGCGCCTGACGGACCGGTTCAAGGCGCTGGTGCTGCGCGTCTGGCACCGCTGGCGGACCCGCCGCGCGCGTCGCGCCGCCGGCGACGCGGCCTGA
- a CDS encoding DUF779 domain-containing protein, producing the protein MDDDETPGRVALTPAAADLLRRLHDQHGDLMFHQSGGCCDGSSPMCYPAGELLTGDADVHLGDLRVDGFTVPVWMSRAQFAYWRHTHLTIDVVTGRGAGFSLEAPEGVRFLIRSRLLTDEEWRATSAGEEPPELLVRGPGRTGTAPAAAGS; encoded by the coding sequence GTGGACGACGACGAGACGCCCGGCCGGGTCGCGCTGACCCCGGCGGCGGCTGACCTGCTGCGCCGGCTGCACGACCAGCACGGCGACCTGATGTTCCACCAGTCCGGGGGCTGCTGCGACGGCTCCTCGCCGATGTGCTACCCCGCGGGCGAGCTCCTCACCGGCGACGCGGACGTGCACCTGGGCGACCTGCGCGTGGACGGCTTCACGGTGCCGGTGTGGATGAGCCGGGCGCAGTTCGCGTACTGGCGCCACACGCACCTGACGATCGACGTGGTGACCGGGCGCGGCGCCGGCTTCTCGCTGGAGGCGCCCGAGGGCGTCCGGTTCCTCATCCGGTCCCGGCTGCTCACCGACGAGGAGTGGCGCGCGACGTCGGCGGGCGAGGAGCCGCCGGAGCTGCTCGTGCGCGGGCCGGGGCGCACGGGCACGGCGCCGGCGGCGGCAGGGAGCTGA
- a CDS encoding ATP-binding cassette domain-containing protein encodes MATAIGFEHVRKEYPDGTVAVGDLSLEVREHELLALVGPSGCGKSTTLRMANRLVEPSSGRILLDGEDVTDVDAVGLRRRIGYVIQNVGLFPHRTVAQNVGTVPRLLGWDRARTRARTAELLELVGLEPGRYARRYPHELSGGERQRVGVARALATDPPVLLMDEPFGAVDPVGRRRLQTEFRRIQQELGTTVMLVTHDVDEAVRLADRVAVLSRGGRLEQLSDPVRLLAAPASAAVADLVGTGAAVRLLSLGTVERRDVRPLHGSAEGTGTGAPSVRLGDPLDAAFAALAAEPSGRVPVHAPDGGGAVGELDAAGLLAALHRLVDDAQERATGTVEPEPSAGVRG; translated from the coding sequence ATGGCGACGGCGATCGGGTTCGAGCACGTGCGCAAGGAGTACCCCGACGGCACGGTGGCCGTCGGGGACCTCTCGCTGGAGGTGCGCGAGCACGAGCTCCTCGCGCTCGTCGGGCCCTCGGGCTGCGGCAAGTCCACGACGCTGCGGATGGCGAACCGCCTGGTGGAGCCGTCCTCGGGCCGCATCCTGCTCGACGGCGAGGACGTCACCGACGTCGACGCGGTGGGCCTGCGCCGCCGCATCGGCTACGTCATCCAGAACGTCGGGCTGTTCCCGCACCGCACGGTCGCGCAGAACGTCGGCACCGTCCCGCGCCTGCTCGGGTGGGACCGCGCGCGCACCCGCGCGCGCACGGCGGAGCTGCTCGAGCTCGTCGGGCTGGAGCCCGGCCGGTACGCGCGCCGCTACCCGCACGAGCTGTCCGGCGGGGAGCGGCAGCGCGTCGGCGTCGCGCGGGCGCTGGCGACGGATCCGCCGGTGCTCCTCATGGACGAGCCGTTCGGGGCGGTCGACCCGGTGGGCCGGCGCCGGCTCCAGACGGAGTTCCGCCGCATCCAGCAGGAGCTCGGCACGACCGTGATGCTCGTCACGCACGACGTCGACGAGGCGGTGCGGCTCGCCGACCGGGTGGCGGTCCTCAGCCGCGGAGGGCGCCTGGAGCAGCTCTCCGACCCCGTGCGCCTGCTCGCCGCGCCCGCGTCCGCCGCCGTGGCGGACCTCGTGGGGACCGGTGCGGCGGTCCGTCTGCTGTCGCTCGGGACGGTCGAGCGGCGTGACGTCCGGCCGCTGCACGGGTCGGCGGAGGGCACCGGGACCGGTGCCCCGTCCGTCCGGCTCGGCGACCCCCTGGACGCCGCGTTCGCCGCGCTGGCGGCGGAGCCGTCCGGGCGCGTCCCGGTCCACGCGCCCGACGGCGGCGGCGCCGTCGGGGAGCTGGACGCCGCGGGGCTGCTCGCCGCGCTGCACCGCCTGGTGGACGACGCGCAGGAGCGCGCGACCGGCACGGTCGAACCGGAGCCGTCCGCGGGGGTGCGTGGGTAG
- a CDS encoding ABC transporter permease subunit: MTGHPTATTVARAAAAGDPAANPWLSWEYVQRNWGDISRALEQHAGLTVQAVLIACLIALPLGMLAHLRPRLAAPVVGTTGVLYTIPSLALFTVLVPWTGIGRTPVLVGLVLYALLVLVRNVLVGLAGVDDSVRDAARGLGYGRLRLLLTVELPNALPAIVTGIRLATVTTVALVTVGVVVGYGGLGNLMFRGFRNNKYHAEILTATLLCLALALVLDLVLWLIGRAVTPWARGREA; the protein is encoded by the coding sequence GTGACTGGACACCCGACGGCCACCACCGTGGCGCGCGCCGCCGCCGCGGGCGACCCGGCTGCGAACCCGTGGCTGTCGTGGGAGTACGTGCAGCGCAACTGGGGCGACATCAGCCGGGCGCTCGAGCAGCACGCCGGCCTCACCGTGCAGGCGGTGCTCATCGCGTGCCTCATCGCCCTGCCGCTCGGGATGCTCGCCCACCTGCGCCCGCGGCTCGCCGCACCGGTCGTCGGCACCACCGGCGTGCTCTACACGATCCCGTCGCTCGCCCTGTTCACGGTGCTGGTGCCGTGGACCGGGATCGGCCGCACCCCGGTGCTCGTCGGCCTCGTGCTGTACGCGCTGCTGGTGCTCGTGCGCAACGTGCTGGTGGGGCTCGCGGGCGTGGACGACAGCGTCCGCGACGCGGCGCGCGGCCTCGGCTACGGGCGGCTGCGCCTGCTGCTGACCGTCGAGCTGCCCAACGCCCTCCCCGCGATCGTCACCGGGATCCGGCTCGCGACGGTGACCACCGTGGCGCTCGTCACGGTCGGCGTGGTCGTCGGCTACGGCGGGCTCGGCAACCTCATGTTCCGGGGCTTCCGCAACAACAAGTACCACGCGGAGATCCTCACGGCGACGCTGCTGTGCCTCGCGCTCGCGCTGGTGCTCGACCTCGTGCTGTGGCTGATCGGGCGCGCGGTGACGCCGTGGGCGCGCGGACGGGAGGCCTGA
- a CDS encoding glycine betaine ABC transporter substrate-binding protein, producing MNLRRSTLPTAAAGLLLLVAACGDPGSGGGSADPTSGSDASGAVCEPVAGDQLVVLEDDKGLQNADNVIPAVNAAAAEADPGLVPLLDTVSEALDTDKLIALNKAVDIDRQTSSEAAAQFVEDEGLAADDDAAGAGKSVVVGAANFSESATLGEIYAAVLRSAGYTAEVQTIGNRETYLPALESGQITLTPEYAATLAEFLNASANGPDAEPVASADPDATVEALTALGADAGLTFGAVSAAQDQNAFAVTSAFADEHGVTTLSDLATACGGGLVLAGPAECPERPFCQPGLEETYGLSFSEFRSYDFGLIGDAVRQGEASIGLVLSSDGSLAS from the coding sequence ATGAACCTCCGCCGATCGACGCTCCCGACCGCGGCGGCCGGGCTCCTGCTCCTGGTCGCCGCCTGCGGCGACCCGGGCTCGGGCGGCGGCAGCGCCGACCCCACCTCCGGCTCCGACGCGTCCGGCGCGGTCTGCGAGCCCGTCGCGGGCGACCAGCTCGTCGTGCTCGAGGACGACAAGGGCCTGCAGAACGCCGACAACGTCATCCCGGCCGTGAACGCGGCGGCAGCCGAGGCGGACCCGGGCCTGGTCCCGCTGCTCGACACCGTCTCCGAGGCCCTCGACACCGACAAGCTCATCGCCCTCAACAAGGCCGTCGACATCGACCGGCAGACCTCCTCCGAGGCCGCCGCGCAGTTCGTCGAGGACGAGGGCCTGGCGGCCGACGACGACGCGGCGGGCGCCGGCAAGAGCGTCGTGGTCGGTGCCGCCAACTTCTCCGAGAGCGCGACGCTCGGCGAGATCTACGCCGCCGTGCTGCGGTCGGCCGGCTACACCGCCGAGGTGCAGACGATCGGGAACCGGGAGACCTACCTGCCGGCGCTCGAGAGCGGCCAGATCACGCTGACCCCGGAGTACGCCGCGACGCTCGCGGAGTTCCTCAACGCCTCGGCCAACGGCCCGGACGCCGAGCCGGTCGCGAGCGCCGACCCCGACGCGACCGTCGAGGCCCTGACCGCGCTGGGTGCGGACGCCGGTCTGACGTTCGGGGCGGTCTCCGCCGCCCAGGACCAGAACGCGTTCGCCGTGACGAGCGCGTTCGCCGACGAGCACGGCGTGACCACGCTGTCCGACCTGGCGACGGCCTGCGGCGGCGGTCTCGTGCTCGCCGGGCCGGCCGAGTGCCCGGAGCGGCCGTTCTGCCAGCCGGGCCTGGAGGAGACGTATGGGCTGAGCTTCAGCGAGTTCCGCTCGTACGACTTCGGCCTCATCGGGGACGCCGTGCGTCAGGGCGAGGCGTCGATCGGCCTCGTCCTGTCCAGCGACGGCTCGCTCGCGAGCTGA
- a CDS encoding aldehyde dehydrogenase family protein: MTVYAAPGQPGSPATYRERYDHWIGGEFVAPASGRYFENPTPVTGRTFTEVARGDAADIERALDAAHGAARSWGRTTATERAVILNKIADRMEANLEMLAVAESWENGKPVRETLAADLPLAVDHFRYFAGAVRAQEGSISEIDADTIAYHFHEPLGVVGQIIPWNFPLLMATWKLAPALAAGNTVVMKPAEQTPTSILMLMELIADLLPPGVVNVVNGFGVEAGKPLASSPRIRKIAFTGETTTGRLIMQYASQNIIPVTLELGGKSPNIFFEDVARAKDDYYDKALEGFTMFALNQGEVCTCPSRALIQESIYDGFLADAIARTEAVKQGNPLDTETMIGAQASHDQLEKILSYIDIGQAEGAKVLTGGTRAELDGDLAAGYYVTPTIFEGKNSMRIFQEEIFGPVVAVTSFSDYSDAIHTANDTLYGLGAGVWSRDGSIAYRAGRDIEAGRVWTNCYHAYPAAAAFGGYKGSGVGRENHKMMLDHYQQTKNLLVSYSGQKLGFF, from the coding sequence ATGACCGTCTACGCAGCACCGGGCCAGCCCGGCAGCCCCGCCACCTACCGCGAGCGCTACGACCACTGGATCGGCGGGGAGTTCGTCGCCCCGGCGTCCGGACGCTACTTCGAGAACCCGACGCCGGTGACCGGCCGGACGTTCACCGAGGTGGCCCGCGGGGACGCCGCCGACATCGAGCGCGCGCTGGACGCCGCGCACGGCGCCGCCCGCTCCTGGGGCCGGACCACGGCGACGGAGCGCGCGGTGATCCTCAACAAGATCGCCGACCGCATGGAGGCGAACCTCGAGATGCTCGCGGTCGCCGAGTCGTGGGAGAACGGCAAGCCGGTCCGCGAGACCCTGGCCGCGGACCTGCCGCTGGCCGTCGACCACTTCCGGTACTTCGCCGGCGCCGTACGCGCGCAGGAGGGGTCCATCTCGGAGATCGACGCGGACACCATCGCGTACCACTTCCACGAGCCGCTCGGGGTGGTCGGGCAGATCATCCCGTGGAACTTCCCGCTGCTCATGGCGACGTGGAAGCTCGCCCCGGCGCTCGCGGCCGGCAACACGGTGGTGATGAAGCCCGCCGAGCAGACGCCCACGTCGATCCTCATGCTCATGGAGCTCATCGCCGACCTGCTCCCGCCGGGCGTCGTCAACGTGGTCAACGGGTTCGGCGTCGAGGCCGGCAAGCCGCTCGCGTCCAGCCCCCGCATCCGCAAGATCGCGTTCACCGGCGAGACCACGACCGGGCGGCTGATCATGCAGTACGCCAGCCAGAACATCATCCCGGTGACCCTCGAGCTGGGCGGCAAGAGCCCGAACATCTTCTTCGAGGACGTCGCCCGCGCGAAGGACGACTACTACGACAAGGCGCTCGAGGGCTTCACGATGTTCGCCCTCAACCAGGGGGAGGTCTGCACCTGCCCGTCGCGGGCCCTCATCCAGGAGTCGATCTACGACGGGTTCCTCGCCGACGCCATCGCCCGCACCGAGGCCGTCAAGCAGGGCAACCCGCTGGACACCGAGACGATGATCGGCGCGCAGGCCTCCCACGACCAGCTCGAGAAGATCCTGTCGTACATCGACATCGGCCAGGCCGAGGGGGCCAAGGTGCTCACCGGCGGCACCCGCGCGGAGCTCGACGGCGACCTGGCGGCCGGCTACTACGTCACCCCGACGATCTTCGAGGGCAAGAACTCGATGCGGATCTTCCAGGAGGAGATCTTCGGGCCGGTCGTCGCCGTCACGTCGTTCTCCGACTACTCGGACGCGATCCACACGGCCAACGACACGCTGTACGGGCTCGGCGCGGGCGTCTGGTCCCGTGACGGGTCGATCGCCTACCGGGCGGGCCGGGACATCGAGGCGGGCCGCGTGTGGACGAACTGCTACCACGCGTACCCCGCGGCCGCGGCGTTCGGCGGCTACAAGGGCTCCGGCGTCGGCCGCGAGAACCACAAGATGATGCTCGACCACTACCAGCAGACCAAGAACCTGCTGGTGTCCTACTCCGGGCAGAAGCTCGGGTTCTTCTGA